One genomic window of Luteitalea pratensis includes the following:
- a CDS encoding RraA family protein yields MPTLTPEQLAALAAIDSPTVANAIERFKVRRRVDGYADRDLRCAFPDYGSMLGYAVTCTADSTTEGRPDGAGLVGLWAALEAAPTPAVLVIKDVGPDPRKGCHMGEIMATTAKALGAVGCVSDAGLRDVKEVAALGGFQYFCPGFVVSHGQPVILDVNVPVEIHGLPIAPGDLLHGDVNGLLVVPDAVAADVAAACDEVRADERALLDLITAPGFSVEKLRQWKLTH; encoded by the coding sequence ATGCCCACACTGACACCCGAACAACTGGCCGCGCTGGCGGCCATCGACAGCCCCACGGTGGCCAACGCCATCGAGCGCTTCAAGGTGCGCCGGCGTGTGGACGGATACGCCGATCGCGACTTGCGGTGCGCATTCCCCGACTACGGCTCGATGCTGGGCTACGCCGTCACCTGCACGGCAGACAGCACCACCGAAGGTCGTCCTGATGGCGCCGGCCTGGTCGGGTTGTGGGCGGCGCTCGAGGCGGCGCCCACGCCCGCGGTGCTCGTGATCAAGGACGTCGGGCCGGATCCGCGCAAGGGCTGCCACATGGGCGAGATCATGGCGACCACGGCGAAGGCGCTCGGGGCTGTGGGATGCGTCTCCGACGCGGGGTTGCGTGACGTCAAGGAGGTCGCGGCGCTCGGCGGCTTCCAGTACTTCTGCCCCGGCTTCGTCGTGTCACACGGCCAGCCGGTGATCCTCGACGTCAACGTGCCCGTGGAGATTCACGGCCTGCCGATCGCACCGGGGGATCTGCTGCACGGCGACGTCAACGGCCTGCTGGTGGTGCCCGACGCCGTTGCGGCCGACGTCGCCGCCGCGTGCGACGAGGTGCGCGCCGACGAGCGGGCGCTGCTCGACCTGATCACCGCGCCTGGTTTTTCAGTCGAGAAACTGCGTCAGTGGAAACTGACGCATTAA
- a CDS encoding IclR family transcriptional regulator: MPARSLEPTVAAHARKTGSRTRDDKYYSKVIGRALDILAILRKQEQPLGLADIAGHVGLAKSSVFRLLHTLEVSNYVERTAEGAYGLAADLRLWGDGKRVTDLVDAAMPHMRALSREFGETITLAMQFDNRIEVVATLDSPQLIRMANTVGRILPPHASSLGKAITAHLPDDVVERLRRSYGTHRFTEYTITDEVALKQEYERVRTQGYSTDAEESVLEGCCFGAPITGPDGVVIAAISLSMPKMRLRDKAMQKQVVAAVRDAAANTAAALTRT; encoded by the coding sequence ATGCCAGCGCGCAGTCTCGAACCCACCGTCGCCGCCCACGCCCGCAAGACCGGATCGCGTACGCGCGACGACAAGTACTACTCGAAGGTGATCGGGCGCGCGCTCGACATCCTCGCGATCCTGCGCAAGCAGGAACAACCGCTGGGCCTGGCCGACATCGCCGGCCACGTCGGCCTGGCGAAGAGCTCGGTCTTCCGCCTGCTGCATACCCTCGAGGTCTCGAACTACGTCGAGCGCACCGCCGAGGGTGCCTACGGCCTGGCCGCCGACCTGCGCCTGTGGGGCGACGGCAAGCGCGTCACCGACCTCGTCGATGCCGCCATGCCGCACATGCGGGCGCTCAGCCGCGAATTCGGCGAGACGATCACGCTCGCCATGCAATTCGACAACCGCATCGAAGTGGTCGCCACGCTCGACAGCCCGCAACTGATCCGCATGGCGAACACCGTCGGGCGCATCCTGCCGCCGCATGCCAGTTCGCTCGGCAAGGCCATTACCGCCCACCTGCCCGATGATGTCGTCGAGCGCCTTCGCCGGAGCTACGGCACGCACCGGTTCACCGAGTACACCATCACCGACGAGGTCGCCCTCAAGCAGGAGTACGAGCGGGTGCGTACCCAGGGCTACTCGACCGATGCCGAGGAAAGTGTGCTCGAGGGCTGCTGCTTCGGCGCACCGATCACCGGCCCCGACGGCGTCGTCATCGCGGCGATCAGCCTGTCGATGCCCAAGATGCGTCTCCGCGACAAGGCCATGCAGAAGCAGGTCGTGGCCGCCGTGCGCGACGCCGCCGCGAACACCGCGGCCGCGCTCACGCGCACTTAA
- a CDS encoding sialidase family protein, translating to MMRHVLLAGLALLSVALGTVTASGQATPADPVITKVFGPETATGPYKHPACLTELSNGDLYLVYYGGQGEYARDTTVFGSRLRKGDTTWSAPVALAKDPFRSVGNGVIWQAPDGLVWLFYVVRFGDTWGTSRIQAKVSRDMAATWSDAFPLVLEAGMMVRNRPIVLHDGSYLLPIYFEDGFDTERVGPKSTSRFLRFDTKKQVWEPLGEIRSANGNIQPAVVEIAPNHLIAYSRRGGGYGPTTDGWLVRGESTDGGRTWGEGRNSAFPNPNSAVDFLKLSSGALLLVYNDHMWERSPLMLALSDDQDRTWPVKKALATGKNSYAYPIAFQARDGRIHVVYTSDARKVINHAVVTEDWIRGK from the coding sequence ATGATGCGTCACGTCCTGCTTGCCGGCCTCGCCCTTCTTTCCGTTGCCCTCGGCACCGTTACCGCCTCCGGGCAGGCCACGCCGGCCGACCCGGTGATTACGAAGGTGTTCGGGCCGGAAACGGCAACCGGCCCCTACAAGCACCCCGCGTGCCTGACCGAGTTGTCCAACGGTGACCTGTACCTGGTGTACTACGGCGGGCAGGGTGAGTACGCGCGCGATACGACGGTGTTCGGCTCCCGGCTCCGCAAGGGCGACACGACCTGGAGTGCGCCCGTGGCGCTGGCGAAGGACCCGTTCCGGTCGGTCGGCAACGGCGTCATCTGGCAGGCGCCCGATGGCCTCGTCTGGCTGTTCTACGTGGTCCGTTTCGGTGACACGTGGGGCACCTCGCGTATCCAGGCCAAGGTGTCGCGCGACATGGCGGCGACGTGGTCGGATGCGTTCCCCCTGGTGCTCGAAGCCGGGATGATGGTGCGCAATCGTCCAATCGTGCTGCACGATGGCAGCTACCTGCTGCCGATCTACTTCGAGGACGGCTTCGATACCGAACGTGTCGGCCCGAAGAGCACGTCCCGCTTCCTGCGGTTCGATACGAAGAAGCAGGTCTGGGAGCCGCTCGGCGAGATTCGCTCTGCCAACGGCAACATCCAGCCGGCGGTCGTCGAAATCGCGCCGAACCACCTGATCGCCTATTCGCGTCGCGGCGGCGGCTACGGACCGACCACGGACGGCTGGCTGGTACGCGGCGAATCCACCGATGGCGGCCGGACCTGGGGCGAGGGGCGCAATTCCGCCTTCCCCAACCCGAACTCGGCCGTCGATTTCCTGAAGCTCTCATCGGGGGCGCTGCTGCTGGTCTACAACGACCACATGTGGGAGCGCAGTCCCCTGATGCTGGCCCTTTCCGACGACCAGGATCGGACGTGGCCCGTCAAGAAGGCATTGGCCACGGGCAAGAACAGCTATGCGTACCCGATCGCCTTCCAGGCTCGCGACGGCCGCATCCACGTGGTCTACACCAGCGACGCGCGCAAGGTCATCAACCACGCCGTGGTGACGGAGGACTGGATCAGGGGGAAGTAG